A window of Chitinophaga sp. MM2321 contains these coding sequences:
- the corA gene encoding magnesium/cobalt transporter CorA — translation MPIKKMLPIPDVLDALNPFKVKKQRLMNFNPAMGITPRKPAETSKITVFEYNSDDCKEKVLDNIEDTFPYMKSQHLSWINIDGIKKEDVHAICEYFMIHPLIEEDILSIGQRAKMDEIGERLFCLLPMMYFNKESTTIDQEQVSIVLGKNFVISFQEDPQRDVFDPVRDKLKIHGSRIRNGEADYLCYSLLDVIIDNYFVVLDKLGERIEVMEDVVQHNPDTRALARINFLRRQVLFYKRAISPVRELVNGFLKSESDLLEDKVTKYYKDVYDHIIQCNDLADNYRDMVLNLQEMYHTQLNLKMNEIMKVLAVVTTLITPLTLIAGIYGMNFHNMPELESRNGYFYTLAAMGLLLVIMIMLFRKRGWF, via the coding sequence ATGCCCATAAAAAAAATGCTGCCTATTCCGGATGTACTGGATGCGCTGAACCCGTTTAAAGTAAAAAAACAGCGCCTGATGAATTTCAATCCGGCAATGGGAATAACTCCCCGGAAACCGGCAGAAACAAGTAAAATCACGGTATTTGAGTATAACAGTGATGATTGTAAGGAAAAAGTGCTGGACAACATAGAGGATACTTTTCCTTATATGAAATCCCAACACCTGAGCTGGATCAATATAGACGGCATTAAAAAAGAAGATGTTCACGCCATCTGCGAGTACTTTATGATCCACCCGTTGATTGAAGAAGATATCCTGAGTATTGGGCAACGTGCAAAAATGGATGAAATCGGGGAGCGACTATTCTGCCTGCTTCCTATGATGTATTTCAATAAAGAAAGTACCACCATCGACCAGGAACAGGTGAGCATTGTGTTAGGAAAGAATTTCGTGATCTCCTTTCAGGAAGATCCGCAACGCGATGTTTTTGATCCGGTGCGGGATAAACTCAAAATTCACGGATCACGGATCCGCAACGGTGAAGCGGATTATCTCTGCTATTCACTCCTCGATGTAATTATAGATAATTATTTTGTGGTGCTGGATAAATTAGGAGAAAGGATAGAAGTGATGGAAGATGTAGTGCAACACAACCCCGACACCCGCGCGCTTGCACGCATCAACTTCCTCCGCCGGCAGGTATTATTTTATAAACGCGCTATTTCTCCTGTGCGTGAACTGGTAAATGGTTTTCTCAAAAGCGAAAGCGATCTCCTGGAAGATAAAGTAACGAAGTACTATAAAGATGTGTACGACCACATTATCCAGTGTAACGACCTTGCAGACAACTACCGGGATATGGTGCTGAATCTACAGGAAATGTATCATACACAGCTCAACCTGAAGATGAATGAGATCATGAAAGTGCTGGCAGTGGTAACCACGCTCATCACACCTCTTACCCTCATAGCGGGTATCTATGGAATGAATTTCCACAACATGCCTGAACTGGAGTCCCGCAACGGCTACTTTTATACATTGGCCGCCATGGGCCTGCTCCTGGTAATCATGATCATGCTTTTCCGCAAACGCGGCTGGTTTTAA